One window of Candidatus Margulisiibacteriota bacterium genomic DNA carries:
- a CDS encoding zinc metallopeptidase, producing MYYFGSDPFFFLIIVTLGLSLLAQWKVQSTYARYAKVAAGRGLTAEEVAGQILSHYGVNIPIQAVAGNLTDHYDPKKRTLNLSSGVYGARSIAAYGIAAHEAGHAIQHAKTYSPLMFRNWFYPAAALGSNLGPWLFIIGLFVGVAQLVDLGIVFFAAAVIFSIVTLPVEFDASRRAIAALRSEAYLSATELRGAKNVLDAAALTYVAATLMAVLQFARLLFMRNNRRN from the coding sequence ATGTATTATTTTGGTAGCGATCCGTTTTTTTTCTTAATAATCGTGACGCTGGGGCTGTCCCTGCTGGCGCAGTGGAAAGTCCAGTCCACCTATGCGCGTTATGCCAAGGTCGCCGCCGGGCGGGGCCTGACCGCTGAAGAAGTGGCCGGGCAGATCCTGAGCCATTACGGGGTGAATATCCCGATACAGGCGGTAGCCGGCAATTTGACCGACCATTACGACCCGAAAAAACGGACGCTCAATCTCTCCAGCGGGGTTTACGGCGCGCGGTCGATCGCCGCTTACGGCATTGCCGCCCATGAAGCCGGCCATGCTATTCAGCATGCCAAAACTTACTCGCCGCTCATGTTCCGCAACTGGTTTTATCCGGCGGCGGCTCTCGGCTCCAATCTCGGGCCGTGGCTTTTTATCATCGGGCTTTTTGTCGGCGTGGCGCAACTGGTCGATCTCGGTATAGTCTTTTTTGCCGCGGCGGTAATTTTCTCAATAGTCACTTTGCCAGTGGAATTCGACGCCAGCCGCCGCGCGATCGCCGCTCTGCGCAGTGAGGCTTACCTCTCGGCGACGGAATTGCGCGGCGCGAAAAACGTGCTTGACGCCGCGGCGCTGACTTATGTGGCCGCGACGCTGATGGCCGTTTTGCAGTTTGCCAGACTGCTCTTTATGCGGAACAACCGCCGGAACTAA
- a CDS encoding ATP-binding protein, which translates to MFKRALVQQLKNRLREKRRFMQIVVGPRQTGKTTAVTQALRGLKIPRHFVSADDPVLASREWLSNAWAQARLLQKQQRKPALLVIDEIQKIPQWSATVKQLWDEDTRQNIPLKVVLTGSSSLLIQKGLSESLLGRFEALYCPHWNYAECRKAFGYTLQDFLFFGGYPGAAALKNNEERWARYIGASIVEPTISQDIFLMEEVRKPALLRSLFKLGAGYSAQELSYTKILGQLQDAGNTVTLAHYLELLEKANMLCGLPKFSLNKLRVRQSSPRFMVFDTSLLTYADGASRRRFLENPEARGHLVESAAGAYLLARGREEDFQVFWWRERDHEVDFVLQKGAKITALEIKSGRIKKSGGSLEFQKKYPQALSFIIGSANFSLEDFLSGKVPLFA; encoded by the coding sequence ATGTTCAAGCGGGCGCTGGTCCAGCAATTAAAAAACCGCTTGCGGGAAAAACGGCGCTTTATGCAAATAGTTGTCGGCCCCCGCCAGACGGGTAAAACCACCGCCGTCACCCAGGCGCTCCGCGGTTTAAAAATCCCCCGGCATTTTGTCAGCGCGGACGATCCCGTGCTGGCCTCGCGCGAGTGGCTGAGCAACGCCTGGGCGCAGGCGCGGCTGCTGCAAAAGCAACAACGCAAACCCGCGCTGCTGGTTATTGATGAGATCCAAAAAATTCCGCAATGGTCAGCCACAGTCAAACAACTCTGGGATGAAGACACCCGCCAGAACATTCCTCTCAAAGTAGTTTTGACCGGCTCTTCCAGCCTGCTAATCCAGAAAGGTTTAAGCGAATCCCTGCTGGGACGTTTTGAAGCGCTTTACTGTCCGCACTGGAATTATGCGGAATGTCGGAAAGCTTTTGGTTATACCCTGCAAGATTTTCTTTTTTTCGGCGGTTATCCGGGCGCGGCTGCGCTGAAAAACAACGAGGAACGCTGGGCGCGGTACATCGGGGCGTCTATCGTCGAGCCGACGATCTCTCAGGATATTTTTTTAATGGAAGAAGTGCGCAAACCCGCGCTGCTACGTTCTCTTTTTAAGCTGGGCGCCGGTTATTCCGCGCAGGAGCTGTCCTACACCAAGATACTGGGGCAATTACAGGACGCGGGCAATACGGTGACGCTCGCCCATTATCTGGAACTGCTGGAAAAAGCCAATATGCTCTGCGGTCTGCCCAAATTTTCCTTGAATAAGCTCAGGGTTAGACAGAGTTCGCCTCGCTTTATGGTGTTCGACACGTCCCTACTTACTTATGCGGACGGCGCGAGCCGGCGGCGTTTTTTGGAAAACCCCGAAGCCAGAGGTCATCTGGTCGAAAGCGCCGCGGGGGCTTATCTGCTGGCGCGCGGCCGGGAAGAAGATTTCCAGGTTTTCTGGTGGCGTGAGCGTGACCACGAGGTTGATTTTGTACTGCAAAAAGGCGCTAAAATCACCGCCCTCGAAATAAAAAGCGGCCGGATCAAAAAAAGCGGCGGCAGTCTCGAATTCCAAAAAAAATATCCGCAGGCTTTGAGTTTTATTATTGGCAGCGCGAACTTTTCTCTGGAAGATTTTTTGTCAGGGAAAGTTCCCCTTTTCGCCTGA
- a CDS encoding helix-turn-helix domain-containing protein has translation MADKDIVNILAENIRHYRNRSGWSQIDLADKINISVTFLSSLETGKTWASPATLSKLAAAFGIEVYELLKPETSLSHSSAQLLRKYNEDACRLLGKLQKKYLLTLVKK, from the coding sequence ATGGCAGATAAAGATATTGTAAATATTTTAGCGGAAAACATCAGACATTATCGTAATCGTTCCGGCTGGTCACAAATAGATTTGGCGGACAAAATAAATATCTCGGTGACTTTTCTCAGCAGTTTAGAAACTGGCAAGACCTGGGCTTCGCCGGCCACGCTGTCCAAGCTGGCCGCGGCTTTCGGCATCGAAGTGTACGAATTGCTCAAACCGGAAACCAGTCTGTCTCACAGCTCCGCGCAATTATTGCGCAAATACAACGAGGACGCCTGCCGTCTGCTCGGTAAATTGCAGAAAAAATATCTGCTCACGCTGGTTAAAAAATAA
- the tsaB gene encoding tRNA (adenosine(37)-N6)-threonylcarbamoyltransferase complex dimerization subunit type 1 TsaB produces the protein MLTLGFNFATEDLCLAVVSGRTLRLRSVSVEKKYRGATIKAEYLPDYLDELFRAAKINLKKISRLGIAIGPGAFTGLRLSLVTAKTLALELRIPLVTVSTLAALAAQYRAEAGGKKIRVILNACRGEVTTALFDQDLRRLEPDHVVKQNILREPENFIIENRPANALAVCELAARTQAVFDRAQILPLTPQYSHASRVNLTAKPELQHLKIGQKVSPAP, from the coding sequence ATGTTAACTTTAGGCTTTAATTTCGCCACGGAAGATCTATGTCTGGCGGTCGTTTCAGGCCGGACACTTCGACTCCGCTCAGTGTCCGTCGAAAAAAAATACCGCGGGGCAACCATCAAAGCCGAGTATCTTCCAGACTACCTTGATGAACTTTTTCGCGCGGCCAAAATAAATTTAAAAAAAATCTCCCGTCTGGGCATCGCCATCGGCCCGGGCGCGTTCACCGGTTTGCGGCTCTCGCTGGTCACGGCTAAAACTCTGGCGCTGGAATTGCGCATCCCGCTCGTGACGGTCTCAACTCTGGCAGCTCTGGCCGCGCAGTACCGCGCGGAAGCCGGCGGCAAAAAGATACGGGTCATCTTGAACGCCTGCCGTGGTGAAGTGACCACCGCGTTGTTCGACCAGGATCTGCGCCGCCTCGAGCCCGATCATGTCGTGAAGCAAAATATTCTCCGCGAGCCGGAAAACTTTATCATCGAAAATCGTCCGGCCAACGCGCTGGCGGTTTGTGAGCTTGCCGCGCGGACACAAGCTGTTTTTGACCGCGCTCAAATCCTGCCCCTGACGCCCCAATATTCCCATGCCTCGCGGGTCAATCTCACGGCCAAGCCGGAATTGCAGCATCTAAAAATAGGCCAAAAAGTCAGCCCCGCTCCTTAA
- the dnaK gene encoding molecular chaperone DnaK, whose translation MGNKVIGIDLGTTNSCVAVMEGGKPAVITSAEGGRTVPSVVGFAKDGERLVGQIAKRQAVTNPEKTIYSIKRFMGRLHNEVGEEEKLVPYHIVDGNNNAAAVKIDDKTYTPPEISAMILQKLKNDAEAHLGEKVDKAVITVPAYFNDQQRQATKDAGKIAGLEVLRIINEPTAAALAYGLDKNKKDSKIAVFDFGGGTFDISVLEIGDGVFEVLSTNGDTHLGGDNIDSLLMDWLVDNFKKDTGIDLKQDRMALQRLREAAEKAKMELSSATTTEINLPFISAGADGPKHLNISLSRAKFEQMIAEILTKLKKPCEIAVKDAGVAMSDINEVILVGGSTRIPCVRQMVKDFFGKEPNASINPDECVAVGAGIQGGVLAGEVKDIVLLDVTPLTLGIETLGGVATPLITKNTTIPTKKSQVFSTAADSQTAVDIHIVQGERQFAKDNRTLGNFQLRDIPPAPRGVPQIEVAFDIDANGIVNVSAKDLGTGREQKITITNSSGLSKEEIEKMRKEAEAHAEEDKKQKEQIDTKNEADALMYQAEKTLTDNKDKIPADKKTALEAQIADLKKALDKNDLNEIKAKKESLQKVVYEIGTALYQAANAQGQAGGNADSGKKDDKVVDAQYEEVKDEKKEDQKEDKKE comes from the coding sequence ATGGGTAACAAAGTAATCGGAATTGACTTAGGCACGACAAATTCCTGCGTGGCGGTGATGGAAGGCGGCAAGCCGGCGGTGATCACCAGCGCGGAAGGCGGACGCACCGTCCCGTCGGTGGTCGGTTTTGCCAAGGACGGCGAGCGGCTGGTCGGCCAGATCGCCAAGCGGCAGGCCGTGACCAATCCGGAGAAAACGATCTATTCGATCAAGCGTTTTATGGGACGCCTGCACAACGAGGTCGGCGAGGAAGAAAAACTGGTGCCGTATCATATTGTTGATGGCAATAACAACGCGGCCGCCGTGAAAATCGATGACAAGACTTACACGCCGCCGGAAATTTCGGCCATGATTTTGCAAAAACTGAAAAATGATGCCGAAGCACATCTCGGTGAAAAAGTCGACAAAGCGGTCATCACCGTGCCGGCTTATTTCAACGACCAGCAGCGGCAGGCGACCAAGGACGCCGGCAAGATCGCCGGTCTGGAAGTTCTGCGCATCATCAATGAGCCGACTGCGGCGGCGCTGGCTTACGGCCTCGACAAAAATAAAAAAGACAGCAAGATCGCGGTGTTCGATTTTGGCGGCGGCACTTTTGATATTTCCGTGCTGGAGATCGGCGACGGTGTTTTTGAGGTGCTCTCCACCAACGGCGACACGCATCTGGGCGGCGACAATATCGACAGTCTTTTAATGGACTGGCTGGTGGATAATTTCAAAAAAGACACCGGTATTGATCTCAAGCAGGACCGCATGGCCCTGCAGCGTCTGCGCGAAGCCGCGGAAAAAGCCAAAATGGAATTATCTTCCGCGACTACGACAGAGATCAATCTGCCGTTCATTTCCGCTGGCGCGGACGGCCCGAAACATCTCAACATCTCTTTGAGCCGCGCCAAATTTGAGCAAATGATCGCGGAGATTTTGACCAAACTTAAAAAACCCTGCGAGATCGCCGTGAAAGACGCCGGTGTGGCCATGTCCGACATCAATGAGGTTATTTTGGTCGGTGGCTCGACGCGCATACCCTGCGTGCGCCAGATGGTCAAGGATTTTTTCGGCAAAGAGCCGAATGCTTCGATCAACCCCGACGAGTGTGTGGCGGTCGGCGCGGGCATACAGGGCGGCGTGCTGGCTGGCGAGGTCAAGGATATCGTGCTGCTCGATGTGACGCCGTTGACGCTCGGTATCGAAACGCTGGGCGGCGTGGCGACGCCGTTGATCACCAAGAACACCACGATCCCGACTAAAAAATCGCAGGTCTTCTCGACGGCGGCGGACAGCCAGACCGCGGTGGATATTCATATCGTGCAGGGCGAGCGGCAGTTTGCCAAGGACAACCGCACGCTGGGCAATTTTCAGCTGCGGGATATACCGCCAGCGCCGCGCGGCGTGCCGCAGATCGAAGTCGCTTTTGACATTGACGCCAACGGCATTGTGAATGTTTCGGCCAAAGACCTCGGCACCGGCCGCGAGCAAAAAATTACGATCACCAATTCTTCCGGTCTGTCCAAAGAGGAGATCGAAAAGATGCGCAAAGAAGCCGAAGCGCACGCCGAGGAGGACAAAAAACAAAAAGAACAGATCGACACCAAAAACGAAGCGGACGCGCTGATGTATCAGGCCGAAAAAACTTTGACGGATAATAAAGATAAGATTCCGGCGGATAAAAAAACCGCTTTGGAAGCGCAGATCGCCGATCTCAAAAAAGCTCTGGACAAAAACGATCTGAACGAGATCAAGGCCAAAAAAGAAAGTCTACAAAAAGTGGTTTATGAAATCGGCACAGCTTTGTATCAGGCGGCCAATGCGCAGGGGCAGGCTGGCGGAAATGCCGACAGCGGGAAAAAAGACGACAAGGTGGTCGACGCGCAGTACGAAGAGGTAAAGGACGAGAAAAAAGAAGACCAGAAAGAAGACAAGAAAGAATAA
- the dnaJ gene encoding molecular chaperone DnaJ, which produces MSKDFYEALGVSKNASEDELKKAYRKLARQYHPDVNKEAGAEDKFKEIQRAYETLSDPQKRRQYDQFGEAATNGTGGFGQGFGGFSEGFGDFAQGFGVDMESIFENFFGRGGGRRRDRSGAQDGDNLRFDLRVPFEVAVHGREYTLDIPQLVVCAECGGSGAKAGTKPVTCAKCGGQGRVRVVQNTILGSFEQVITCPDCHGEGKLISEPCPHCRGAGRERKINKVKVKVPAGVETGIRLRVSGAGSAGLRGGKSGDLFIYIEVEDSAVFERDGQDLYSTETISYAQAALGAAINVRSATGQIKVDIPAGTQPGATLRLRGKGLPAVHNPLSRGDHFLKINIAVPKNLSGKQKDLLLNFAKSINDAIIK; this is translated from the coding sequence ATGTCTAAAGATTTTTACGAGGCGCTGGGCGTCAGCAAAAACGCTAGCGAGGATGAGCTGAAAAAAGCTTACCGCAAGCTGGCGCGCCAGTACCACCCCGACGTCAATAAAGAAGCCGGCGCCGAAGATAAATTCAAGGAAATTCAAAGAGCTTATGAGACGCTCTCCGACCCGCAGAAACGCCGCCAGTACGATCAGTTCGGCGAGGCGGCGACCAATGGCACGGGCGGTTTTGGCCAGGGCTTTGGCGGCTTCAGCGAGGGTTTCGGTGATTTCGCGCAGGGTTTCGGCGTCGATATGGAAAGTATTTTTGAGAATTTTTTTGGCCGTGGCGGAGGCCGGCGGCGGGACCGCAGCGGCGCGCAGGATGGCGACAATCTGCGCTTTGATCTGCGCGTGCCTTTTGAAGTGGCTGTGCACGGCCGCGAATATACGCTGGATATTCCTCAATTGGTGGTTTGCGCGGAATGTGGCGGCTCGGGAGCGAAAGCCGGCACCAAGCCGGTGACCTGCGCGAAATGCGGCGGACAGGGGCGGGTGCGCGTCGTGCAAAATACCATACTCGGTTCATTTGAGCAGGTGATCACCTGTCCAGACTGCCATGGCGAAGGCAAGCTGATCTCCGAGCCCTGCCCGCACTGCCGCGGAGCTGGCCGCGAGCGCAAGATCAACAAAGTCAAAGTCAAAGTCCCCGCCGGAGTGGAGACCGGCATCCGCCTGCGGGTTTCCGGCGCGGGCAGCGCGGGACTGCGCGGCGGCAAGTCTGGTGATCTTTTCATATATATAGAAGTCGAGGACAGCGCTGTTTTTGAACGCGACGGACAGGATCTGTACAGCACGGAAACGATCTCTTACGCGCAGGCTGCTCTGGGCGCGGCGATCAATGTGCGGTCGGCCACCGGCCAGATCAAAGTGGATATTCCGGCGGGCACGCAGCCCGGCGCGACATTGCGTCTGCGCGGCAAGGGATTGCCGGCGGTGCACAATCCCTTGTCACGCGGCGATCATTTCCTCAAGATCAATATCGCCGTGCCCAAAAATCTTTCCGGCAAGCAAAAAGACCTGCTTTTGAATTTTGCGAAATCCATAAATGACGCTATAATTAAATAG
- a CDS encoding WYL domain-containing protein, protein MKQAKNLDQATLLRVYQIDHAIRGGEYPNCTTLAKQFDPPLSARTIARDIETMKKQFQAEIFYDPKHNGYYYAVGRAPLLRELTFADGELLALLLIRRLLTRADQPTKNIFLRVLNKLKMLAPDKTILSAENIGDLLSVEFKIPEIENLSVYHTLLEALQRKVSVRVKYFDPQAGALEHYEFDPYHLRYSKSDWYAVGFCHETQKLRVLAAANIKQLKISGVKFRTPEDFNAAELFSRAWFPGRKGACVVKLRFVPRVARWLGEKVWHPAQKTTILPSGALVLELPVEENSGIIDWILSFGGKVEVLEPRELREAVQQEALAILKNTH, encoded by the coding sequence ATGAAGCAGGCTAAAAATTTAGATCAGGCCACGCTGCTGCGCGTGTACCAGATAGATCACGCCATACGCGGCGGCGAATATCCCAACTGCACCACGCTGGCCAAACAGTTTGACCCGCCGCTTTCGGCGCGCACGATAGCCCGTGACATCGAAACTATGAAAAAACAATTTCAAGCGGAGATTTTTTACGATCCTAAACACAACGGCTATTATTATGCGGTGGGACGCGCGCCGCTTTTGCGGGAATTAACTTTTGCTGACGGAGAACTGCTGGCGCTTTTGCTCATCAGACGGCTTTTGACCCGCGCCGATCAGCCGACTAAAAATATTTTTCTGCGCGTTTTAAATAAGCTCAAAATGCTGGCGCCGGATAAGACGATCTTGAGCGCGGAAAACATCGGCGATTTATTGTCCGTAGAGTTTAAAATTCCCGAAATTGAAAATCTCAGTGTTTATCATACTTTGCTGGAAGCCTTGCAGCGCAAGGTTTCCGTGCGGGTGAAATATTTTGATCCGCAGGCCGGCGCGCTCGAACATTACGAATTCGATCCCTATCATCTGCGTTACAGCAAGTCGGATTGGTACGCCGTCGGTTTTTGCCACGAGACGCAAAAGCTCCGCGTCCTGGCCGCGGCGAACATCAAGCAGCTCAAGATTTCCGGCGTAAAATTCCGCACTCCAGAAGATTTCAACGCCGCCGAATTGTTCAGCCGCGCCTGGTTTCCCGGGCGCAAAGGAGCGTGCGTGGTCAAGCTGCGTTTTGTTCCGCGCGTCGCCAGATGGCTGGGTGAAAAAGTCTGGCACCCCGCGCAAAAAACCACTATCCTGCCCAGCGGCGCGCTCGTGCTGGAGCTGCCTGTCGAGGAAAACAGCGGCATCATCGATTGGATCTTAAGTTTCGGCGGCAAAGTCGAAGTTCTGGAGCCGCGGGAACTGCGCGAAGCAGTTCAGCAGGAAGCGCTGGCCATACTCAAGAATACGCACTGA
- the grpE gene encoding nucleotide exchange factor GrpE, with amino-acid sequence MTEHKKEEQRQQHKEAQPVGENPAEKESAAVKAEPQRIKIEDLKAQENQSAVDGKKAAELAEKLKTAEDKYLRLYAEFDNFRKRAETEKTEHTKYAAGKFIEAVLPVLDSFERSQKTLNVDARAGEEVKKGFALIHKQLEDVLRKFGVTKMTAVGQLFDPRFHEAALQKESDQPSQTVLEELQTGYVMYDKVLRPAMVVVAR; translated from the coding sequence TTGACCGAACACAAAAAAGAAGAGCAGAGACAGCAGCATAAAGAAGCGCAGCCTGTCGGGGAAAACCCGGCGGAAAAAGAGTCGGCGGCGGTCAAGGCCGAACCGCAAAGAATAAAAATAGAGGATCTAAAAGCGCAGGAAAATCAAAGCGCGGTGGACGGTAAAAAGGCCGCCGAACTAGCGGAAAAATTAAAAACGGCGGAAGATAAGTATTTGCGTTTATATGCGGAGTTCGATAATTTCCGCAAACGCGCCGAGACGGAAAAAACCGAGCACACCAAATACGCCGCGGGTAAATTTATCGAGGCTGTGCTGCCGGTGCTGGATAGTTTTGAGCGTTCGCAAAAAACGCTGAATGTGGACGCCAGGGCCGGCGAGGAAGTGAAAAAAGGTTTTGCTTTGATACATAAACAACTGGAGGATGTTTTGCGGAAGTTTGGCGTGACAAAAATGACAGCGGTCGGCCAGCTTTTTGACCCGCGCTTTCATGAGGCGGCGCTGCAAAAAGAGTCCGATCAGCCGTCGCAAACCGTGCTGGAAGAATTGCAGACCGGCTATGTAATGTATGACAAAGTATTACGGCCGGCTATGGTTGTAGTGGCAAGATAG